The genomic stretch AATAACGGCCAAAAAACCATCGAAGGCAGGCTCAAAAAAGAGAAATATGCTCGTATTAAACCCGGCGACCATATTGTTGTTAGCAACAACGAAGAAACAGACCACCTCGAAGTTATTGTCTTAAAAGTTACAAACTACTTATCTTTTAGAGAGATGCTGTCAAAAGAACCGCTTAAAGAAATCTTACCAAATGTCGATTCAATCGCCAAAGGTATAAAAATATATCAAAAATTTTATACCCCAAAACAGGAAAAAGAATTTGGTGTTGTCGCCATTGAAGTCAGATTAATATCCACTATAGCGCCGTAGTATAAAATCAAACCATGATATTTGTTTTGGTATTAATAATTATTGTTTCTTGGCTAATAGGCTTTATCGTCCTAAACGATTTTTCCGTGCCATCAATTTCTGTTAAAGCAAAGCGAATTTTATTTGTCTTTCCTCATCCTGACGACGAAATTAGTGTTGGCGGGCTAATAAAACATGTGGCCATACATTACGGCTTCGTTTCCCTGGCAATATTGACTCGGGGTGAACGCGGTACTACCGATGGCCATCTTTGTGAGCAGTTAAAAATAATAAGGCGCGAGGAAATGTTAAAATCAGCCGAAAACTTAAGCGTTACCAAATTAATACACAAAGATTTTGGTGATGGAAAACTTGCCCAAAAGAAATTATTTTTGTCCAAATATTTACATAAATTAATAGACCGCGTAAAACCGGATTTAGTAATAACATACGACCTATCGGGTCTCTACGGTCACGAAGATCACATGGTAGTATCCGAAATCGTCACTAAATTACTCCACAATAATTTCCCCAAAATCGATCTGTGGTATACCACCAGACCGCAAAAAGTGATTCAAATGGCAAGGCTACCGGAACATATGGCAAAAGACTTAAGTTTTAAAACAAAGCGGTCCTTGCCCACCCATAAATTTTTCATAGGCTTAAATTTTATTTACAAAATAAAATCGATATTGAGTCATAACAGCCAAAAACAGTCGTTCAGAAACCCTCTCCCCAAGTTAATTCCTTTGTGGTTTGTTGTTTCCACTCAGCTTTTCGAATATTACTTCGTCACTTCAGCAAACAAGAAATAAACGATTCAAAATACTATTTCGTCAAAAAACTCTCTCTGATCAAATAAAACTTTTTGATACTAACAGACCATTTAACTTTATTATTTTTTACAGTAAAATACTCCCAGAGGCGCTTGAGTCCGACCAACACCGGACAAGCCGAGGGAAGAAAAGCTAATCACTTATTAGAACCCTCCGGAAATCCAACCGTAAAATGGGAATAAGTGTGTCGTATTTGCGGAGCACGAGAATGGCCAAAGAATTTTCAAGTCCCGCAAATGCGGGATTTTTTTATATTATTAATAAACAAAAAAAATTATGAAAAGGTCATATATAAAAGAATGTCTGAAAAAAGTCGGTGAAAAAGTCCTATTAAAAGGTTGGATCAGTAACATCAGAGACCATGGGCAATTGATTTTTATTGACCTTCGGGACTGGACTGGTATTGCACAAGTTGTCGTAAACAGGGAAGAATCACCAGAAAATCATAAACTAGCAACCGATTTAGGAAAAGAATGGGTCGTAGAGATAGAAGGTGAAGTCAAAACCAGAGATCAAAAAGTTATTAACAAAAACTCAGAAACGGGAAATATCGAAATTAAATGTGAAAAAATTAGCGTCCTAACCAAAAGCGAAGTTGTACCTTTTCCACTCGACACGGAGGGAGTGGACATTGATGAATCCGTCAGGTTAAAATACAGATTTCTTGATTTAAGAAGACCAAGATTAAGCCGAATAATCCAGAAAAAGCACAAGTATATCTTGGCGATAAGAAATTGGATGGATAAAAACGGTTTTACCGAAGTAATTACTCCGTTATTAACTAGCACCTCCCCCGAAGGAGCCCGGGATTTTTTGGTCCCCTCACGAATTCACAAAGGTAAATTTTTCGTTTTGCCCCAAGCACCACAGCAATTTAAACAGTTACTCATGGTGGCAGGTGTTGATCGATATTTCCAAATCGCCCCATGTGCACGGGACGAAGATCCCAGGGCTGACCGTCATGCTGGTGTTTTTTACCAAATAGATATCGAAATGAGCTTCCCCACCATAGATGAGATTTTCGATGTTGCCGAAAGACTAATGAAAGACACCTACGCAGTAGTTGCCCCTGATAAAAAAATCGCTTCTTGCCCTTTCCCCAGGATCACTTACAAACAGGCTATGGAAAAATATGGCAGCGATAAACCGGACACCAGATTTGGATTGGAATTAAAAGATGTTACGAAATTACTGAAAGGAAAGAGTGAATTTAGTGTTTTTAACAACGCTAGCGTAATCAAATGTATAGTGGCCGACGGTGGTGGGGGATTCTCAAAAACCCAAATTGAAAAGTTGGAACTCCTAGCCAAAGAAAAAGGTGCCAAAGGCCTGGCCTATGCCAAAGTTACCGAATCAAGTTTAGATATTGGTGTCTCCAGATTTTTTAGTCAAGATTTACAAAAAGAGCTAATTACCAATCTTGCGGCAAAGTCGGGGGATTTAATTCTTTTTATTGCCGACGAGTTATCAGTTGCCAACAAGGTATTAGGTTCATTAAGAAATCATTTGGGAGATATCCTGGGTCTAAAAGATCCAAATATTTTATCGTTTGCCTGGGTTACAGGATTCCCTTTTTACGAAATAAACGGCGAAGGGAAACTCGATTTTGGCCACAACCCATTCTCAATGCCAAAAGGCGGAAGGCAGGCACTTGATACAATGCCACCTCTGGAAATAGAATCGTACCAGTACGATTTAACCCTAAACGGCTTTGAACTCGCCTCTGGTTCAATCCGCAATCATGAACCGGAAACTCTGATAAAAGCTTTTGAAAAAATCGGTTATGGTAGAGAGGAAATATTGAGGAAATTTGGAGGCATGTACAACGCTTTTCATTATGGAGCCCCTCCGCATGGCGGTTGGGCAATCGGCCTCGACCGGTTATTGATGATTTTACTAGACGAATCAAACATTCGCGATGTTTACGCCTTTCCTCTAAATTCCAACGGGATTGATCTTTTAATGAATGCTCCGGGTGAGGTAGACAAAAAACAACTTGACGATGTTGGGTTAATATTAAAACCTAGCGTTTAAAAATGAACACGGTTCCCCAAATTTCTCTTTACGACAAACTAATAAGTTATCTCAAAGAAAAATCAGTTAATTTTAGAGAAATTTCTCATAGAGAGACAAAAACATCGGTTGAATCCGCTGCTGCCCGGGGAACAAAACTCAAACAAGGTGCCAAGGCCTTACTCATGTTTGCCGACAACAACCCGGTTCTCATAGTTTTATCAGCCGCCAAAAAGTTAGACAACGCCGCTTTCAAAAAGCAGTTTGAAGTCAAAGATCTTCGCATGGCCACCCCCGAAGAAGTAAAACAAGTCAGTCAGGTTGATATCGGGGCAGTTCCTCCGTTTGGTAATCTTTTTGGAGTTCCTGTTTATGTTGACGAAGGTTTCCTCTTGATCGAGGAAATTGCTTTTAATGCCGGATCGCTTTCCCGGTCAGTTATTATGAAATCAGCCGATTGGAAAAAATTAACCACCCCAAAAATCGGTACCTATGCTATCTAAAATTACGCCACCAAAACATCTTTTTTTTCCTATCATATTAGCCCTCATCGTCGTCAATCTGCTGTGCCTGTCAGTATTACTACGTTGGCGGCTTCGCTGGTCAAAAATTCATGCCGTAAACACTCAAGCCATATCAAAACTTGACCGATACCAACACCCGCAAATTCCGATAGTGTCCGCCCCGTCCGATATTTCTCTGACAGCCACCAGTTTTATTTTGATAGATAATAATACAAATACCACCCTTATTTCCAAAAACCCTGACCAAAAGATTTTTCCGGCCTCAACCACCAAGCTGGCAACCGCCCTTACCGCTCTCAACATATATCCGCTGGACGAATTAATCACCATAAAAGAAAAATATGATGTTGGCAAAGTCATGAATCTGGTACCGGAAGAAAAAATTACAGTAAAGTCTTTAGTTACAGCTCTTCTGGTATATTCGGCAAACGATGCCGCCTATAGTCTTGCCAATCACCATCAGGCAGGGGTAGGCGGCTTTGTTAATCAGATGAACTTAATCGTCAGTAAATACGGTCTTAAAAATACTCACTTTGCTAATTACGATGGTATTGATGACCCGGAAAATTATTCTAGTGTTTATGATTTGGCCCAAATCGGCCGTATTTCTATCAAAAATCCGGTTATCAGGGAAGTAGTCAGGAACAAGGCAATTACTGTCACCGACATTAGCGGCAGTATAAAACACGAACTAATTTCAACCAACGAACTTTTGGGTCTTTCGCCCGAAATAGAAGGCCTAAAAACCGGTTGGACTCCGGAAGCAGGTGGTAGTTTTGTTGGGTTGATAAATCGAAACGGTCATTATTTGATAAGTGTTGTTGCCAACAGTACAGACCGATTTTCCGATACCCAAAAAATTGTTGACTGGGCAAAAGAAAACGTGGTCTGGAATGACTACCTGTTTTAAAATTAATTTATTCTATCCATCCATCGATTATTGCTGGTACGTATCCGACAAAATTATTGTTTCCTTCAAAAACAAAAATCGGTTGTAAATACTGTGCCAACGTAAATGGTTCATAATAAGCCAGATAAACCCTCTTAATAGATACATTATTTCCGCTTATGTCAGATATAGGCCAGTAGTTTCCGGCTTCAAGATCGGCCATTGCTTCCCTGGTTGTCTTGATCGGATAGGTAGAATATGATTCTCTGTCTATATTTACCATCTTATAATTCACTCCGATTACTTTTTTACTGTTTACAGATGAACCAGAAATCAGCACAGAAATTGGTGGACTGCCCAAGTTAGAGGGGATTATTTCATACTCATCTAATTTTTTTCTGGAAAAATCAACTCTTACCGCATTGGCATCAGATTGTGAATTTACCGCCTGAAGACCGTCATAAGATATTTTCCAATAAGTAACTCTTTGTTCTCCTTGCTCGATCTCGGTAGACAATTTATCAGCTGTTGATAAGTAACTTTTTGCAATTTGTATTGCACTGGTTTTATTAGGCAGACTTTCAGGGCTCAAAAGCAGTTGGTCGGATTGATAAGGATATTCAAGTTTAAAACTGGAGTCCAAAACATTCATTGTCAGTACCTGATTCGTCGTACTATTAGAAAATTCGTAGATCCCGGGGCTTATCTCTTTTTCTTTTTCCACAAAACCAAAAGCTTGGGCCACCCTCCTGTCTTTTTCCAAATTTAATATTACGTTATTAGACCGATATATAAAATACACCTTCATTTTGTCCTCAAAAACCGGCGGGGAATCATTGGAAAACTCAAAACTAAAAACTTTTTTTTGATATTGTTTCTCGGGAAAAATAATTTTTTTTAGGAGACCATATTTTGCTTCTGGAGCAATTTTGGGCGGATGAGCCAATTGATATGCTTTTATCGCCGCTGCTGTCCCAGTCCACAATAGCACCAATCCTACCACAAAAACCCCACCATACTTGATAATATTTCTTGAATAGTGGGCGGTGTGCGTTAACGATGACATAGAATAATTTTACATTAAAGTCGGTATATTTTGATGATAGAATACTTTTATGGCAGATGCAAAAGTTATCCGAACCAGAATGGCGCCCAGTCCCACGGGGGATATCCACATTGGCACCCTGCGTACCGGTCTCTATGCTTATGCCCTTGCCAAACAAAATGAAGGCCAATTTATTTTACGCATCGAAGATACAGATCAAAAAAGATTAGTCAGGGGTGCCGCCGAAAGAACTTTAAAGGTTTTTAGAGACTATGGTTTGATTTACGACGAAGGTCCTGATGTCGGGGGACCTTTTGGTCCTTATGTCCAAACCGAGCGTCTGGCAATTTATCAAAAATATATTCAGGAGCTTTTGCTCAAAAAGCTTGCCTACCATTGCTTCTGTACCCCGGAAAGACTTGATGAAATGCGCACGCTTCAAAAAGCCGCCAAAAAAATTCCCAAATACGATCGTCACTGTCTCGCCCTGACTCCTGACGAAATCAACCAAAAAATCGAAAACGGTCAGGAATATGTCATACGTCTAAGAATTCCCGACAACGAAACTATTGTTTTTAACGACCTAATCCATGGTGAAATTAAATTCAATACCAATGACCTAGACGATCAGGTCCTGATCAAGAGTAACGGTATCCCTACTTATCATTTTGCTGTTGTAGTCGATGATCACCTCATGGAAATTAGTCATATCATCCGCTCCGACGAATGGATTTCTTCAACCCCAAAGCACATTATCCTTTATCGATATTTTGGATGGGATGTGCCTCTTATTGCTCACCTTACAGTTCTTCTGGATCCGACACATCCCGGTAAAATGAGCAAGCGTTACGGCTCAGTTTTTGCTCAGCAATTTATTGACGAGGGGTATCTGCCGGAAGCTATGTTAAATTTTTTAATGCTATTGGGCTGGAATCCCGGCACCGACCGTGAACTGTTCACCCTTCAGGAATTTGTTTCCGAATTTAGTATTAGCCATCTTCACAAAAAGGCGGCGATTTTTGACCGTAAAAAACTAGATTACTTTAATGGTATATACCTCCGGAAAAAGTCAAATGAAGAATTATCCCGACTTTTTAAAAAATTTTTACCCCAAGCCAACGATAATATCATCACTGCTTTAATTCCGATTTTAAAAGAAAGAATTGTAAAGCTTAAAGATCTTGTTGATCAAACCAAATTTCTTTTTGAAGATATAAAATACGAGCCGGCTCTCCTAATGCAAAGAGGTCTTAGTAAAGATTTGGCTGTCTCCATGCTAACCGAAGCCAAAAATTTACTGTCTCAGGTCGAATTATTCGAATTCTCTGTAATACAGGAAAAACTTATGAATCTGATTAAAACCAACAATTGGAACACCGGTCAATTCTTCATGGTTTTTCGGGTTGCTATATGTGGTGTTGTTTTCACGCCTCCGGTTGTTGATTGTCTGCCGATTTTAGGTAAGGAAAATACCCTCCGCAAGATCAACCTTGCTTTGGCTAAGCTAGAAAAGTAAATCCATAGTAATATAAAAATAGTGATCATATTTTTATTTGTCATATGTCTGTTTCTTGTTCCCAAAATTGCCCACGCCCAAGTATCAATTTCTGAAATTTCTCCTGTAACCAATCCTGAATGGGTAGAAATATACAACGCCTCTGATTCTGCCGTCATGCTAAACGGCTGGAAATTTGACGACATAGAATCCGATGGGGAAAGCCCCAAAGATTTATCATCAATAAATATTCAGGCACTTAGTTATTACATCATTGATCTTGGTAACGGCTACTTAAACAACGGGGGTGATTCTGCCCGTTTAATCAATAATCTTGGAAGTCAGGTAGATATTTTTACATACAGTACCAGTAATTCTGAGCTGAATTGGTCAAAACAGCCTAATGGTAATTGGTGTCAAGCTACTCCATCAAAGGATAATTCTAACAATAGTTGTTTTACTCCCACTTCAACCCCCACCCCCACAACTGTCATCGTTCCGTCTTCTACACCTACACCATCCAATGCTCCTACGCCAACATCCACACCGACAATAACTACTACACTCACTCCCACACCTGCACCATCCACAACCAGCACCCCCACCCCTACTTCAGGGCCGATACACATTACGATCGACAACATTTCCTCCTCCGCCTCATTGGGAAGTACCTTTACAATAAGATTTATTGTTAACCATGCAAAGCCAAATACAGATTTTTACATAAAAGCCTATGGCGGTATCAATGACGACAACTATTGTCTTGAAACTCAAAACGGGTCTTCCTGGTATGGTTTCAATTCAGCCTGGGATAACCTCCCGAAATTTCGATCCAATAACGATGGATATATCAGCAACTTATTGTTTGTCCGGTCCAAAACCGACAAAGAAATCGGAAATTACAAAGTAAAAGTAAAAATCAGAGATCCCGAGACCGAGAGCGAAATAAAATACATTACCATCACCAAATTTGTCCCCTCTCCCACCCCGACTTTGGTTCCCACCCCAACCGTTGAGCCCACCCCCACCGAGTCCTTCGAAGAACCTACCCCGGGGCCTCTCCCCACCGATACTCCCGAAGCTATTCCCGATTCTGTAAACATCCTTGGTCTTTCAGATGCCAAGGGTTTGTCTCCTACAATTTCTCCCCCTCAAGACTCAAAATCAAAAAGGGGGATAATTCCGGTTATCTTCATCTCTGTTGGCGCCGTGTTTCTTCTGATTCCATTACTAGTGTCAAAAATACGAGGTGTCCAATAAATATAAAATAGTCAGGTTTTTACCGTCTCTGATCTGGATGATGGTTATCTTTTATTTTTCGGCACAGCAAACTACCGGCATTCAGGGTACATTTAACCAGCGGTTTATAATCCTAAAAAGTTTTCATCTCATTGAATACGCAATTCTTTGTGCTCTCCTTTATGTTGGGTTTAAAAATTATAAATCATCCGTTTTGATAAGCTACTTTTATGCACTATCCGACGAACTGCACCAAAGCTATGTTCCGGGCAGAGAAGGTAAGTTGATAGATACATTTATCGATCTGTTTGGTATATCAATTGGCGTCATTCTAATTCGCCACTTAATACCCCTGATAGTTAAATTCATCCGAAAGTAATAATCTGTTGCCAATGGTTTAATTTCCCCCTATACTGAATTAGTGAATCGATTTTTATCGTTATTGATTATTCCACAGGAAAGAAATAATCATCGTGCCCTGTTGTTGCAACCGGGTTTTTTTGGAATTTTTATTGCCCTTTACCTTTTAAACCAGTCTTTCATCAAATCCATCACTATCGCTCGGCCGGGGATCCTGGGTTATTCTTCGGAAATCACCGCGCAGAAAGTTATTGACCAAACTAATTTAATGCGCACCAAATCCGGTTTACCTTCTCTCAGGTACAATCCGCTCCTGGCTCAATCCGCTATCGCCAAAGCAAACGATATGTTTCAGAATAATTATTGGGCGCACAACTCACCCTCCGGAAAAAATCCGTGGAGTTTTTTCAAAGAGTCGGGATACCAATATTCAGTTGCCGGAGAAAATTTAGCCAAGGACTTCTATGATACCGATTCTATGCTAAAAGCGTGGATGAAATCTCCTACACATCGGGCAAATATTATCCATGCGAAATACAAAGAAATTGGGGTAGGGGTAGTAAACGGTGTTCTTGGCGGAGTTAAAACCACACTAGTCGTGCAGCATTTTGGTGCACCGTTAAAAGCTTCGCTCGAAGAACCCCAAATTATTGAAAGCCTTCCTCAAGAAATTATTATTGACAATATCGCCGGAGCTGAATCGGTAATTCCCGCCATGGCTACAAATCCCACTAATCCGCTACTAATCAGTAAAATTATCGGGGGAATAATGTTTTTTGTTATCATCGGAGTCCTTTTCATTGATGGCATAATCACCCTAAAAAATGGTACCCAACGCATGACCGGCTCATCGGCCGGACACATTGGTTTTTTGGCGATAATTTTTCTTTTAATGCTTTTTACCCGCCAGGGGGCGATATTTTAGAAAATATAAACTACCTGTATGATATTTAAAGAAATTTCACAAAAACCGATTGAATATATCGCCCTACTCATTATCTTCATTTTATTTGCCACGGCTTTTTACCTGTTTAGCTTTGATCCTCATTCCCAGCGCCGGGTAATCTATGCTGCCTCAGGAAGCTATTTTTTGTGGAGTCTATATCACCATTACAAGAGGGGAGATTTACATATTTCGATCGTCATAGAGTACCTCTTGATCGCCATTTTTGGAATCGTTCTCCTCTCCAGCACCATGCTCTACTAAATTATTCCTCTTTCTCGTTTTCCGGTAGACTATTAAAATTACTGATTACCAATTACTGATTACACAATTGTAATTAGATCTTTATCTGTTCCCTCTGCCATTCCTTAATTTTTTTTGGGTCTCCCGATAATAGTACCTCCGGAACACTATGCCCCAAAAATTTTCTCGGTCTTGTGTATTGAGGATATTCTACCACCCTCCTGATTTTTCCACCGACCTCTTGTTTCGAAAAACTTTCAACCTTGCTCGATTCATCTTTCCCGAGAACTCCGGGCAATAGTCTGGTAACCGCATCGACTATCAGCATTGCCGGTATTTCTCCGCCGGTCAAAACAAAATCACCTATAGATACTTCTTCGTCCACCATATAGTCAGCCACTCTTTGATCAAAACCTTCATAATGTCCACAAACAATTACTAAATTATCAAGTTTCGCCCACTTTTCCACATTCTTTTGAGTCAATCTTTTCCCCCTTGCTGATGTCAGGATGATCTTCGACTTTTGACTTTTAAACTTTAAGACTTTAAGACTTTTAGACTTTATTTCATCCAACGCTTTTGCGATCACATCAGCTCTAATTAGCATCCCCACATTTCCGCCGAATGGTTTATCATCCACTGCTCCATAATCATTCCACGCCCATTGCCTCATATCGTGTAAATTTAGTTCCAATATCTTTTTGTCAATCGCCCTCTTCATCATACTTTCCGCAAAAGGGGACTCAAACATTTTTGGAAACAATGTCACCACATCAATTTTCATAGTCTATTTTACCTTGAACCTCTTCTTCTTATCGCAGTCAAAAATTCGTCTTGTCTATCAAACCCATGTTCCTGCGCCAACCTGTCACCGCATAATCCGCTTTTATCTCCCCTCGTTTTTATATAGTCAGGCCCAACCACGTATACCCTCTCTTCAACACTTAACAACTCTACCTCTCTTGGATCTCTAGGGTTCCTGCACCGTCCATTTGACCTGCTTACAAACCTAACATATCTTACTCCTCTTAGCTAATCATTCAGTTGTAATTCTTCTTCTACTTCTTTTTCCGTCATCCTTCGATATTCTATTTCCTCGGTTGACAAAATTTCTCGTCTCCCTCTCATGCACTAAAGTATATCATTATCATTTAATCTGCCAATATTTTATTTGTCCAGGATACAAGCAAATCGTAAACAAAACAGTCGCAATTAGCCCGGAAAAATCAGTCAAAAAATATCCAAAATCCACAAGGTTTTTGTTGTTGCTTATTCTTAGACCAATACCGGTAATAAAAATTAGAGGAATTACCAAAAATATTATTAACCTATTTTTCTTTATTTTAAAGTCAGATATCCAGTTTAAAAAATATTTAATAAATATAAATAATACCAACAGTTGCGCTAATAAAAAGATTATTATCATATGTTTTCGATTATGGCATTTAAAAAAAAGTTATACTTTAATATTAATATTTCCACTTTAGCTATTATGTGTTACCACTTAGAGCTTACAGATTACTGATTACAGATTACAAATTACAAAACAATAATCCGTATCTAATTTATTTGTTATACTTTCCCTATGACGAAAAATCTCCAAACCGCTGTTATTGTTATTCCCACCTACAACGAAGCCGAAAATATCGGTCGAATGATCGAAACTTTATCCGAAAAAACTTTTGTTGATATCAAAAACAAGAAGAATGGTTTATCCGAAAAGTGGTCCATGAAGATTTTGGTGGTAGACGCTAATTCACCGGATGGCACTGGTAAAGTCGTAGAAAAGTTAACGAAAAAATACCCGGACGTTCACCTTTATACCGAAACCAGTAAAGATGGTATTGGCGCCGCCTACCTTAAAGGTTTTAAGTATGCCATGGAGAAGTTAAACGCCGATTTTGTATTTGAATTCGATGGGGACTTCCAACACCCGGTGGAAACTATTCCTGTTATGTTAAAAGCTATGGAAGAAGGCTACGATTATGTGATCGGCTCAAGAAAAATAGAAGGCGGATCCAATCCAAAAGGCTGGGGATTCAAACGAGTTTTTTTTAGCGAATTTGGCGGTTTTACCGCCCGCTTTATAATGTTTTTCCCTTTTAATAATTTTTGGCGGGTAACTGATCCTACCACCGGGTTAAAAGTAACCCGGGTCAGGGGTTTTATTGACAAAATGGACATGGACTATGGCCATCTTTTAACCAAGAGTTTTGGCTACAAGCTCCAACTTCTGTTTGAAACTCTAAAAATGGGAGCCAAGTTCAAAGAAATTCCCCTCCAATTTCATGTCCGTAATGCCGGTGAATCAAAGATAGAGTCCAAAACTGCCAAGGACAGTCTACGTGTTGCCATTTTATTGCGTTGGCGCGATGAGTTTACTCAGAAATTTGTCAAGTTTGGTTTGGTGGGGGGGTTTGGTTTTATTATAAATATCGTTGGTGCCAGACTCTTTAAGTCTGCCCTGCTTCGCCCCGGTTCCAATATTAGTTTTATAAATGGCTTAAGTAACGCCCTTGCCGCAGAAATTTCCATAATTTCCAACTTTACCTGGAATAATATGTGGACATTTTCAAATGAAAAAATTACCAATATCAACCAATTAATATCAAAATTTATCACCTTCAATCTGTCGTCCGTCCTGACTGGAATTATTATCCCCTCCGTTATCATTGCCATGCTAACCACGTTTTTTGGTGACAGGTTATTCCTATATCAGGTCATCGCCATCTTTGGTTTGACCATCCCGCTCAACTGGCTGGTATACAACAAATTCATTTGGAAGAAAAAGTAATCATTTGTTGTAGTAAAATGTAATTTGTTATTGGTTAAATCATTTACAAACCACACACATGAAAGGAATTGTTCTTGCCGGTGGCAAAGCCACCCGCCTTCGCCCGCTCACTCTGATTACTTCAAAACAATTACTGCCTGTTTACGACAAGCCGATGATTTATTACCCGATAGAAACTCTGGTAAAAGCCGGAATAAAAGATATTCTGATTATTATTGCCCCCGATTATTCAGGCCAATTTTTAAATTTATTGGGTAACGGAGACGAATTTGGGGCCAAGTTTAGCTATGCCGTTCAAAAAGAGCCCAAAGGTTTGCCCGACGCCTTTATCGTCGGCAAAGATTTTATCGATAATGATAATGTGGCCATGATTTTAGGCGACAATATTTTCGATCAGGATTTCTCTAAAGACATTCAGGAGTTTAAAGATGGGGGATTAGTATTTGCAAAAAAAGTTCCCGACCCGGAGCGTTATGGTGTTGTTGAATTTGACCAAAACATGAAAGCGCTTTCTTTTGAAGAAAAACCAGCAATTCCTAAAAGTAATTATGCTTCAGTCGGGCTTTATGTTTATGATAAAACTGTGGTTCAAATTGCTGAAAATTTAAAACCGTCAACTCGAGGTGAATTGGAAATGGTAGATATCCACAACACCTATCTCCGTCAGGGCAGCCTTAAGGTGAAAGTTCTTGATGGTCTTTGGGAAGATGCCGGCACTTTTGATAGTTTAC from Candidatus Shapirobacteria bacterium encodes the following:
- a CDS encoding CAP domain-containing protein, whose amino-acid sequence is MNRFLSLLIIPQERNNHRALLLQPGFFGIFIALYLLNQSFIKSITIARPGILGYSSEITAQKVIDQTNLMRTKSGLPSLRYNPLLAQSAIAKANDMFQNNYWAHNSPSGKNPWSFFKESGYQYSVAGENLAKDFYDTDSMLKAWMKSPTHRANIIHAKYKEIGVGVVNGVLGGVKTTLVVQHFGAPLKASLEEPQIIESLPQEIIIDNIAGAESVIPAMATNPTNPLLISKIIGGIMFFVIIGVLFIDGIITLKNGTQRMTGSSAGHIGFLAIIFLLMLFTRQGAIF
- the trmD gene encoding tRNA (guanosine(37)-N1)-methyltransferase TrmD, which gives rise to MKIDVVTLFPKMFESPFAESMMKRAIDKKILELNLHDMRQWAWNDYGAVDDKPFGGNVGMLIRADVIAKALDEIKSKSLKVLKFKSQKSKIILTSARGKRLTQKNVEKWAKLDNLVIVCGHYEGFDQRVADYMVDEEVSIGDFVLTGGEIPAMLIVDAVTRLLPGVLGKDESSKVESFSKQEVGGKIRRVVEYPQYTRPRKFLGHSVPEVLLSGDPKKIKEWQREQIKI
- a CDS encoding glycosyltransferase, encoding MTKNLQTAVIVIPTYNEAENIGRMIETLSEKTFVDIKNKKNGLSEKWSMKILVVDANSPDGTGKVVEKLTKKYPDVHLYTETSKDGIGAAYLKGFKYAMEKLNADFVFEFDGDFQHPVETIPVMLKAMEEGYDYVIGSRKIEGGSNPKGWGFKRVFFSEFGGFTARFIMFFPFNNFWRVTDPTTGLKVTRVRGFIDKMDMDYGHLLTKSFGYKLQLLFETLKMGAKFKEIPLQFHVRNAGESKIESKTAKDSLRVAILLRWRDEFTQKFVKFGLVGGFGFIINIVGARLFKSALLRPGSNISFINGLSNALAAEISIISNFTWNNMWTFSNEKITNINQLISKFITFNLSSVLTGIIIPSVIIAMLTTFFGDRLFLYQVIAIFGLTIPLNWLVYNKFIWKKK
- a CDS encoding sugar phosphate nucleotidyltransferase; this translates as MKGIVLAGGKATRLRPLTLITSKQLLPVYDKPMIYYPIETLVKAGIKDILIIIAPDYSGQFLNLLGNGDEFGAKFSYAVQKEPKGLPDAFIVGKDFIDNDNVAMILGDNIFDQDFSKDIQEFKDGGLVFAKKVPDPERYGVVEFDQNMKALSFEEKPAIPKSNYASVGLYVYDKTVVQIAENLKPSTRGELEMVDIHNTYLRQGSLKVKVLDGLWEDAGTFDSLLRVSNIMAEKAKQL